The Porites lutea chromosome 11, jaPorLute2.1, whole genome shotgun sequence genome includes a region encoding these proteins:
- the LOC140951498 gene encoding uncharacterized protein, protein MAAMMPVPENNSHSVDSPNYRDKYKTLKRKLKFLLYEQEYFQEELRRVQKKLLRVSRDKSFLLDRLLQYENVDHSSSDDEGTASSSGVSDNEGPKVLVAENPTPSSSRPKKAPAAINHGLPSESMGVFPYPSSDGTSSAGGEPTTAASKTKSSIQCKYVNNGNQCQERISKRSKSGYCSAHRTVVRISKQAVSSPKQPHASSKPVPDPPRDHSSMVDHQQLERLNQLSESSNHEASHVPQATEELPQEMFNVEDDERESENDDSPGSSSFHGNIYEGDDDLVIDLQE, encoded by the exons ATGGCCGCCATGATGCCTGTGCCAG AAAATAACAGTCACAGTGTAGACAGTCCTAACTACAGAGACAAGTACAAGACACTGAAGAGGAAACTGAAGTTCTTGCTCTAT gaacaagaatattttcaagaAGAGCTCAGAAGAGTTCAGAAAAAACTTCTTCGAGTTTCTAGAGATAAAAG tTTTCTACTAGACAGACTCCTTCAGTATGAGAATGTGGATCATTCCTCATCAg aTGATGAGGGTACAGCATCTTCCTCTGGTGTCAGTGACAATGAAGGACCAAAG gtCCTGGTGGCAGAGAATCCTACACCATCTAGCAG CAGGCCAAAGAAAGCACCTGCAGCCATCAATCATGGACTTCCATCCGAAAGTATGGGGGTATTTCCATATCCTTCTTCAGATGGAACAAGCAGTGCT ggAGGTGAACCAACCACAGCTGCATCCAAAACGAAAAGTTCAATTCAATGTAAATATGTGAATAAT GGAAATCAGTGTCAGGAGAGAATCAGTAAAAGATCCAAGTCAGGATACTGCAGTGCTCACAGAACTGTCGTACGCATCTCTAAACAAG ctgTATCATCTCCCAAACAACCTCACGCAAGCTCCAAACCGGTGCCAGACCCACCAAGGGACCATTCATCTATGGTGGATCAT CAACAATTGGAACGACTTAACCAATTATCTGAATCCAGTAACCACGAAGCTTCTCACGTTCCTCAAGCCACAGAGGAACTGCCACAGGAGATGTTTAATGTAGAAGACGACGAGAGAGAGAG TGAAAACGACGATTCTCCAGGATCCTCTAGTTTCCATGGTAATATATATGAGGGCGATGACGATCTAGTCATTGACTTACAAGAATAG
- the LOC140951497 gene encoding uncharacterized protein produces the protein MEVTALQQQILNAHRRFADAQWRLKMENKRTDENVKWIISHSQQLHEYQDILEDITETWREKAEKLRLVYKRLELRGQIEFIKEGLKKARELTSSAEEKVNKVGQEIEKMNEERWEIGVVDERENDFFVIKESPDDGIEDYLESPRPLTQDEIEYQELILERIDDANTRIKIANEKCASLQLRKRKILEEIENYKNRKRDAIKARQSLKEKDQNANLKLYFVEFGII, from the coding sequence ATGGAGGTGACGGCTTTACAACAGCAAATTTTGAATGCCCATCGAAGATTCGCAGACGCGCAGTGGCGACTAAAGATGGAAAACAAGCGAACTGACGAGAACGTGAAGTGGATCATTTCACATAGTCAACAGCTACACGAGTATCAAGACATACTAGAAGATATAACTGAAACTTGGAGAGAGAAAGCTGAGAAGTTGCGACTTGTATACAAAAGACTTGAGTTGCGTGGCCAAATTGAGTTCATCAAAGAAGGATTGAAGAAAGCCAGGGAGCTGACTTCGAGTGCCGAGGAGAAAGTTAACAAAGTGGGCCAGGAAATAGAGAAAATGAACGAGGAAAGGTGGGAAATTGGAGTCGTGGATGAGAGGGAGAATGacttttttgtaattaaggaAAGCCCTGACGATGGAATAGAGGATTATTTGGAATCGCCGAGGCCACTGACTCAAGATGAAATAGAATATCAGGAGCTGATATTGGAGCGAATTGATGATGCAAATACACGAATCAAGATTGCCAACGAAAAGTGTGCTAGTTTGCAATTGCGCAAACGAAAAATATTAgaggaaattgaaaattataaaaatcGAAAAAGAGACGCCATCAAAGCACGACAGAGTCTCAAAGAAAAGGATCAAAACGCAAACTTGAAGCTTTATTTTGTGGAATTTGGTATTATATAA